The Polynucleobacter sp. MWH-CaK5 region CTGATTTCAAGTCTTTGCTATTCCCACCTAAATAATTGATTTTTATGATTTATTTATCTGGTGGCTTAGCATTAACTAGTACTTGAGCAGTTTAATTGGGTATCTGATAAACTTGAGCACAAGAGTCAGGTATTAAACGTTTCAACAACCCAATATTGATGAGGTAAGAGATGAGACTAACAACCAAAGGACGTTTCGCTGTCACTGCAATGATTGATTTAGCCCTGCGCGAATCTCATGGACCAGTAACGCTTGCCGGCATTAGCCAAAGGCAACATATTTCATTGTCATATTTAGAGCAGCTGTTTGGCAAATTACGCCGCTTTGATATTGTTGAAAGTACCCGTGGGCCAGGTGGTGGATATACCTTGGCGCGCAGAGCAGACCAGGTCACAGTGGCTGACATCATCATTGCTGTTGATGAGCCATTGGATGCAACGCAGTGCGGCGGCAAAGGTAATTGCCGTGGTGAAGATGCCGGTCATGGTCGTTGTATGACGCATGATTTATGGACCAGCTTGAATCAAAAGATGGTTGAGTACTTGAGCTCAGTGTCATTGGCTGACTTGGTCAAGCAACAAGAAGGCAGAGTCCGTGTTGGGGACATTCGTGAGAGCAAGATAAAAATTGAAGCTCCAAGAGCCTCTAAGACATCTGCTGCAAGCGCCAAAAAAGAAGTTGAAGCTAAGAAAAAGCCATTGGCAAATTCAGTATTCACTTTTGCCCAGCAAATTAATTGATATTAGATGTATTCACAGAATAACTAAAAAGATATTGAGATAAAAGGAAACAAACATGTCATCACCTAAACCAGTACCTATGTTTAGTCCAGAGCACTTCCCAATTTACATGGACTACTCAGCCACAACACCAATCGACCCAAGAGTGGTCGATGTGATGATTCCTTATCTTCGCGAACAGTTCGGTAACCCAGCATCACGCAGTCATGCTTATGGTTGGAGTGCGGAAGAAGCTGTTGAGAATGCTCGCGCAGAAGTTGCAAAATTGGTGGGTGCAGATCCGAGAGAAATCGTTTGGACCAGTGGCGCTACTGAAAGTAATAACTTGGCTATCAAGGGTGCAGCTCACTTCTACAAAGAAAAAGGCAAGCACATCATTACAGTTAAAACAGAGCACAAGGCAGTGTTAGACACTTGTCGTGAGTTAGAGCGTGAAGGTTATGAAGTTACTTACCTTGATGTATTACCAAATGGTTTGATTGATTTTGAAAAATTCAAAGCGGCTGTTCGCCCAGACACCATCGTTGTTTCTGTGATGTTTGTGAACAATGAAATTGGCGTGATTCAAGATATTGCCAAGATCGGTGAGTTCTGTCGCGAGAAGGGCATTGTGTTTCACGTAGATGCAGCCCAAGCCACAGGCAAGGTTGCGATTGATTTGCAAACCCTCAAAGTTGACTTGATGAGCTTTTGTGCTCACAAAACATACGGACCAAAGGGCGTGGGCGCTTTATTTGTACGCCGTAAACCACGTATTCGTATCGAAGCTCAAATGCATGGTGGTGGTCATGAGCGCGGCATGCGTTCAGGTACTTTGCCAACACATCAATTGGTCGGCATGGGTGAATGCTTCCGCATTGCTCGTGAAGAAATGACCACTGAAAACGAACGCATTCGTATGCTAAGAGATCGTTTGTGGAATGGCTTAAACCAAATCGAAGAGGTGTACCTCAACGGTGATATGGATCAGCGCATTCCGCATAACTTGAACATCAGCTTCAATTATGTTGAAGGTGAATCCATGATCATGGCTTTGAAAGACATTGCCGTGTCATCAGGCTCTGCATGTACTTCAGCATCATTGGAGCCATCTTATGTATTGAGATCATTGGGTCGCAATGATGAATTGGCACACAGCTCAATTCGCTTCACGATCGGTCGCTTTACAACAGTAGAAGATGTTGATTTCACGATTGAATTGGTGAAAGGCAAAATCGCAAAATTAAGAGATTTGTCACCGTTATGGGAAATGTATAAAGATGGTATTGATTTAAATACGATCCAATGGGCTGCACATTAATTTTTATTGATCAATCAATAGTATTTAAAGATAACTGAGAAAGTAACTGAGGAAATAAAATGGCATACAGTGAAAAAGTAATTGAGCATTATGAAAATCCACGCAACGTTGGATCCTTTGAAAAAGGTGATGACCACGTGGGCACAGGCATGGTCGGCGCACCAGCTTGCGGCGATGTGATGAAGTTACAAATCCGCGTGAATGATCAAGGCATCATTGAAGATGCTAAGTTCAAAACTTATGGTTGTGGTTCAGCGATTGCCTCATCTTCTTTGGTAACAGAGTGGGTCAAAGGTAAGACTTTGGATCAAGCGCTTGAAATCAAGAACGCTGCGATTGCTGAAGAATTGGCTTTGCCACCGGTAAAAATTCACTGCTCTATCTTGGCTGAAGACGCCATCAAAGCAGCAGTGGCTGACTACAAAGAAAAGCACGCTAAATAATCATGGCCATTACTCTGACAGAGAAAGCTGCTAAGCACATCACGCGTTATATCGAGCGTCGTGGCAAAGGCGTTGGCTTGCGTCTTGGGGTGAGAACAACTGGTTGTTCAGGGCTTGCTTATCAACTTGAGTATGTTGATGAAATTTTGCCTGAAGACACCATGTTTGAATCTCTAGGGGTCAAGGTATATGTTGATCCTAAGAGTTTGGCTTATTTGGATGGCACAGAGCTTGATTATGTGCGCGAAGGCCTGAACGAGGGATTTAAGTTCCAAAATCCTAATGTAAAAGATGAGTGTGGTTGTGGCGAATCTTTCAGGGTTTGATGATTACTTTTCCTTATTTCAGCTAAAGCCACAATTTAAGATTGATAGGCAGGCTTTGGAGTCTGCTTATTTGACTGTGCAACAGAAGGTTCATCCTGATATGCATGCTCAGGCCAGTGATTCTGATAAGCGCGTCTCAATGCAGTTATCAGCTTTGGCTAACTCAGCCTACCGAACGCTCATGAACCCCATTCAAAGGGGTTTGTACATGTGTTCAAGAAATGGGGTTGATCCTCAGTTAGAAACAAATACTGCGATGCCTGCTCAATTTTTGATGCAGCAGATGGAGTGGCGAGAGACTTTGGATGATGTCAGAGATCAGCCTTCTAAATTGGATGAGTTGTACAAAGAAGTAGAACAAACAAGAGTGAATTTATTAAAAGAAGTAGAGCTTGCGATTGATGAGGCCAATGATTTTGACTTGGCAGCAAAGCAATTACGAGCTTTATTGTTCATTGATAAATTCGGTGCAGAACTAGAAGACGCAATATCAGCATAAACAATAAATAAAAATATGGCCTTATTACAAATTGCCGAACCTGGTCAATCACTTGCTCCTCATCAGCGCCGCATCGCTGTTGGTATAGATTTAGGAACAACCAATTCATTGGTTGCCGCCATGAAAAATGCTCTGCCTGAGGTTTTGGGTGATGAGCAGGGAAGAAAGTTATTGCCTTCAGTGATTCGTTACTTGCCAGGTGGAACCACTCAAGCAGGCTACCAAGCATTACAAAATGCCAATGGCGACCCAAAAAATACCATTATTTCAGTGAAGCGTTTCATGGGCAGAGGTCTTTCTGATATCGAGCATGCTCAAACAATGCCCTATGAATTTATTGATGCTCCTGGGATGCTCAAGATCAAAACGGTCTCTGGTGAAAAAAGCCCAGTTGAAGTTTCTGCAGAAATCTTAGCCAGATTACGTCAACGTGCCGAAGACTCTTTCGATGATGAAATCGTTGGCGCCGTGATCACTGTGCCAGCTTACTTTGATGATGCTCAACGTCAAGCCACCAAAGATGCCGCTAAATTAGCCGGAATTGAGGTTTTACGACTCTTGAATGAGCCAACCGCTGCTGCTATTGCCTACGGCTTGGATAACGCCTCCGAGGGCTTGTATGCTGTGTATGACTTGGGTGGTGGAACATTTGATATTTCGATTTTGCGTTTAAGCAAAGGTGTTTTTGAGGTGCTATCCACAGGTGGAGACTCTGCCTTGGGTGGTGATGACTTCGATCATCGTTTGTATTGCTGGGTTCTAGAGCAAGCAAAGTTACAGTTGTTGTCTGATAAAGATACCCGCTTATTACTCACAGCATCCAAAGAAGTTAAAGAGCAGTTGAGTAAAAACCCATTGGCGCGTGTGCATGCGACTCTGAGTGACGGCACAACGATCAACGTTGGCATCAGTCAGGCTCAGTTCTTTGAGTTAACCCAACACTTGGTTAACAAAACTTTAATGGCTGCTAAGAAGGCCCTTAGAGACGCTGGTTTGACTGCGGAAGAAATCAAGGGTGTGGTCATGGTTGGTGGCGCCACTCGCATGCCTCATGTTCAAAGAGCAGTGGGTGAGCTATTTGGTCAGACACCGTTGACTAATTTAGACCCCGATCAAGTGGTTGCAATGGGTGCTGCTATGCAAGCTGATTTATTGGCAGGCAATCAACAAAAGGGAGATGAGTGGTTGCTCTTGGATGTGATTCCTCTCTCCTTGGGTGTTGAAACCATGGGCGGCTTGGTTGAAAAAATCATCCCACGCAATACCCCGATTCCAGTTGCAAGAGCTCAAGATTTCACGACCTTCAGAGATGGTCAGACGGCTTTGGCTGTTCACGTTTTACAGGGTGAGCGCGAAGTCGTTGATCACTGCCGATCACTGGCTAAGTTTGAGCTCAGAGACATTCCTCCGATGGCCGCAGGTGCAGCCAGAATTCGAGTCACGTATCAAGTGGATGCGGATGGCTTATTGTCTGTAACTGCCAGAGAGCAGCATTCAGGGGTTGAGGCTAACATCAATGTGAAGCCTTCTTACGGTCTTTCTGATGTGGATATCACCACCATGCTTCAAGATGGCTTTAGTCATGCTGCTGATGATGTGCAAGACAGAGCTCTTCGTGAAGAATTGGTGGATGCGAAGCGTTTGATTGAAGCGGTAGACGCTGCTTTGGCTGAAGATCAGCACTTGCTTGATGAAGATGAGCTAGACATCATCAGTCGCAAGTTAAAAGCTCTTAAGGACTTGATTGAGTCAGCAAAAGACACTCAGGTATTGAGACGTTCAGTGGAGTCATTGTCAAAAGCAACCGATGATTTTGCTGCTCGCAGAATGAATGAAAGTATCAAAAAAGCGTTGTCTGGTAAAAAGATAGAAGAAATTTAATAGGAATTAAAAATGCCACAAATTGTTGTTCTTCCTCATGCTGATTATTGTCCTGAAGGTGCTGTACTAGAGGCTTCTCCTGGTGCCACTATTTGTGAAGCATTATTAGAAAATGATATTGAGATCGAGCATGCATGTGAGATGTCATGTGCTTGTACAACTTGCCATGTGATTGTGCGTGAAGGCATGGCCAGCTTGAATCCTTCCGATGAAGCTGAAGATGATTTACTTGATCGTGCCTGGGGCTTGTGTCCTCAATCACGCTTATCTTGCCAAGCGGTGGTTGCTCAGCAAAATTTGGTCATTGAGATACCGAAGTACTCAATCAACCATGCCAAAGAAAATCATTGATCTTCGGTATGAGAGATTGAAGTAAAGAGAAGCTGAAGCATCAGATGTAAAAAAGGGACCCTTGGGTCCCTTTTTAATTTCGCTTCTTATGTTTAATCTTCTTTTCTCAAGTGCGGGAAAAGAATCACGTCTCTGATGTTTGGTGAGTCAGTGATCAACATCATCAAGCGATCGATACCAATGCCGCAGCCACCAGTTGGAGGCATGCCGTACTCTAAGGCGCGAATGAAGTCTGCATCAAAGTACATCGCTTCCTCGTCGCCAGCTTCTTTTTGAGCAACTTGCGCATGAAAGCGAGCGGCTTGATCTTCTGCATCATTTAACTCAGAGAAGCCATTGGCAATCTCACGGCCAGTAATGAATAACTCAAAGCGCTCTGTGATGCCTGGTCTTGTGTCGGATTCTCTGGCCAATGGGCTGACTTCAATAGGGTAGTCAATAATGTAAGTTGGTTCCCATAGATGCTCTTCAGCAGTAGCTTCAAACAAAGCCAATTGAAGAGCTCCAAGGCCAGCATTTTTAAGAGTTGGTCCATTGATGTCTTCGCCAGACTTTTTAAGTTCTTGACGGACAAATTCTTTATCTTCCAATTGAGCAGCGGTGTACTGTTTTTTCGATAAAGGCGCGTATTTAAGAATTGCTTCAGCAA contains the following coding sequences:
- a CDS encoding Fe-S cluster assembly transcription factor, translating into MRLTTKGRFAVTAMIDLALRESHGPVTLAGISQRQHISLSYLEQLFGKLRRFDIVESTRGPGGGYTLARRADQVTVADIIIAVDEPLDATQCGGKGNCRGEDAGHGRCMTHDLWTSLNQKMVEYLSSVSLADLVKQQEGRVRVGDIRESKIKIEAPRASKTSAASAKKEVEAKKKPLANSVFTFAQQIN
- a CDS encoding IscS subfamily cysteine desulfurase, whose translation is MFSPEHFPIYMDYSATTPIDPRVVDVMIPYLREQFGNPASRSHAYGWSAEEAVENARAEVAKLVGADPREIVWTSGATESNNLAIKGAAHFYKEKGKHIITVKTEHKAVLDTCRELEREGYEVTYLDVLPNGLIDFEKFKAAVRPDTIVVSVMFVNNEIGVIQDIAKIGEFCREKGIVFHVDAAQATGKVAIDLQTLKVDLMSFCAHKTYGPKGVGALFVRRKPRIRIEAQMHGGGHERGMRSGTLPTHQLVGMGECFRIAREEMTTENERIRMLRDRLWNGLNQIEEVYLNGDMDQRIPHNLNISFNYVEGESMIMALKDIAVSSGSACTSASLEPSYVLRSLGRNDELAHSSIRFTIGRFTTVEDVDFTIELVKGKIAKLRDLSPLWEMYKDGIDLNTIQWAAH
- the iscU gene encoding Fe-S cluster assembly scaffold IscU; amino-acid sequence: MAYSEKVIEHYENPRNVGSFEKGDDHVGTGMVGAPACGDVMKLQIRVNDQGIIEDAKFKTYGCGSAIASSSLVTEWVKGKTLDQALEIKNAAIAEELALPPVKIHCSILAEDAIKAAVADYKEKHAK
- the iscA gene encoding iron-sulfur cluster assembly protein IscA, with amino-acid sequence MAITLTEKAAKHITRYIERRGKGVGLRLGVRTTGCSGLAYQLEYVDEILPEDTMFESLGVKVYVDPKSLAYLDGTELDYVREGLNEGFKFQNPNVKDECGCGESFRV
- the hscB gene encoding Fe-S protein assembly co-chaperone HscB → MSVVVANLSGFDDYFSLFQLKPQFKIDRQALESAYLTVQQKVHPDMHAQASDSDKRVSMQLSALANSAYRTLMNPIQRGLYMCSRNGVDPQLETNTAMPAQFLMQQMEWRETLDDVRDQPSKLDELYKEVEQTRVNLLKEVELAIDEANDFDLAAKQLRALLFIDKFGAELEDAISA
- the hscA gene encoding Fe-S protein assembly chaperone HscA, whose product is MALLQIAEPGQSLAPHQRRIAVGIDLGTTNSLVAAMKNALPEVLGDEQGRKLLPSVIRYLPGGTTQAGYQALQNANGDPKNTIISVKRFMGRGLSDIEHAQTMPYEFIDAPGMLKIKTVSGEKSPVEVSAEILARLRQRAEDSFDDEIVGAVITVPAYFDDAQRQATKDAAKLAGIEVLRLLNEPTAAAIAYGLDNASEGLYAVYDLGGGTFDISILRLSKGVFEVLSTGGDSALGGDDFDHRLYCWVLEQAKLQLLSDKDTRLLLTASKEVKEQLSKNPLARVHATLSDGTTINVGISQAQFFELTQHLVNKTLMAAKKALRDAGLTAEEIKGVVMVGGATRMPHVQRAVGELFGQTPLTNLDPDQVVAMGAAMQADLLAGNQQKGDEWLLLDVIPLSLGVETMGGLVEKIIPRNTPIPVARAQDFTTFRDGQTALAVHVLQGEREVVDHCRSLAKFELRDIPPMAAGAARIRVTYQVDADGLLSVTAREQHSGVEANINVKPSYGLSDVDITTMLQDGFSHAADDVQDRALREELVDAKRLIEAVDAALAEDQHLLDEDELDIISRKLKALKDLIESAKDTQVLRRSVESLSKATDDFAARRMNESIKKALSGKKIEEI
- the fdx gene encoding ISC system 2Fe-2S type ferredoxin; this encodes MPQIVVLPHADYCPEGAVLEASPGATICEALLENDIEIEHACEMSCACTTCHVIVREGMASLNPSDEAEDDLLDRAWGLCPQSRLSCQAVVAQQNLVIEIPKYSINHAKENH